Sequence from the Helianthus annuus cultivar XRQ/B chromosome 13, HanXRQr2.0-SUNRISE, whole genome shotgun sequence genome:
CTGTgcttttaaatttttaaaaacattGAAATTTTATAAGTTATTATTAATAATCTAATTATatacaaactaaatgatttaaaagaaaaaaggaaataataataataaatacaacCAATAAAAGGGTGACAAGTGGCTAAGTTGGGTTGCAACCTTGGGGTCACAAGCACGACCAGGTTGTGGATTTTGTTtgcttttttaatttttttttaatcaaaaagcCATGACACTACTTAAAAAAGACACCAATGGGAGTGGTCTAAAGTTCATTGTTTTCTCGGAAATTTGTAGGAAGCTTCCGACCATTCAATTTCAAAAAAGATCATCTCATCACTACTATAGTTTTGTCACTATTATGTGTTATTGGTAGTTTACTGCAATTAGTTTTGGTACTTTTTGTCATGTTGTTTTggatactttattttatttagatACTATACCTTTTACATGTAGAGGAATGGTTTGTCTCTATCCTTAACATCTGAGACCCTACCAATAGCTTTTGCTATGAGTGAGATGTTACTTGGtacgtttgtttttttatttggtcATTTCGTCAGAACCTTAGGAAGTTCAGACCATATTTTTTCGTTGGAAATTTTCCCTTTTCTAGTATGGTGAATTCTTTTATAAATGTTACATTTTTTgtgaaaattttcaagtttaatctCAGGGCTAATAATGAAGAAAAAAGAGTCACAAAAATTAATCAAGTTTCATTTAGGTCGTTCAAATTTGTAATGAAATTTGAGTAGTTTTTGTTATTAGAAAAAAGAGTATTAGTGACTTTACTGGAACAATATTGAAACTTGGTTATTATTTCATGATATACCCTTATTTAAATGTGTTTATTGGGGGTTTTCCCCTAAAATTGTTACAACTAAAGTGGACTTTGAAAACAGAAATGAATATGTTTGACTCTTGAAAGTCAAACCTATGCTGTAAATTTTGGCTGGAGATGAAAATGAATGTGAAAAGCTGCTTACCTTCATGATCTGAAGAACTAGAAAGGCGATCCATACAACTATTAGTGCCGTAAGCATCTTCCAACGTAAATTGAACAGAAAAATTTGCTGCAAATTTTggttaaaaaaaaagattacaaGACTTAATAAGTTGATTAAAAAGATGAAATTAGTAATTTGAAGGTGACAACGATCACCATTGGCGTTTTCTCTTCTTTAAGAATCAGTGGCTCGTGTGTGTCGATTAGCACTAAATACAAAAAAACACCAAGCCAAAGAATAAGATTCAAGGGATATGCATATGACTAAATGAAATCATGAGATGTTCATTCGACTCACATTCCCCCCGAGAACTGACGAATGCTCGTGGTCTTTCCATTTCTTTCTGCCATAATATCAAGAAGAAAAAGGGTAATCATATGATCAAAAAAGTTTTGCCTTTTATTTATACTTGGATGCTATAATCTGAATCAGTATAATCATTTTCACCTTCACTTTTGTCTCTTCCTTCCACATTTCAATAGCCTTGAAGAAAGACCTTATGGATGTCCCTATCAACAATATATCATTACACAAAAGTGAGTTGATGTTTGCCTAATGGACATTTAAGACTCATTTTATATGCTAAGATCAAGAAAGAACAATTATTTCTCTATGATCCTTAGAAATTCGTAGGAAATTGCATAGATAATGAGaatttataattaatataaacaAATCAAAAGGGGTAGTGGcacagcttgttgcccgtttaccttcTATCTCGATGTAATTTCCATTTGGAAACcgttttaaaatatatattacaaaaaaaaaacctagaggGGCGTTCATTTCAGAACCAAGAATATGTTGAGAAATGTCAAAACCGCATAATTCACTTGTATGTATTGCTTTGAATGTGATACTTAACCACCCCACTTTCTTTCTCCCACTACTTTGATTATCTTCTATGCAACGTGTACGCGGTTCTTGCAGTTCTTAACATATTATTGCTTCTGAAATGATTGTCCCCCTAACCCGATAAACCAAAACTGAATCTCTAACGATAATTAACGAGAAACTTTACCTGAGAAAAGAAGAATGGTGAGAACAGTGATAAGCCAGTAAGGGAAAACAACACTAAGAGCCACACCAAGAGTGATTCCAAGCATAAGCATAGGCTGAAACAGGAGTGCTAAATCATAATCAAGAATTGGCACTTCTCTGCATGGATGTTGCACTCTTAAATTGTACcaaactgatgatgctgatgCCCCCATTATCATACCTTCATCACACCCCACATCAAATTTCAATCATAAACTCAAGAATTAATTATATGGTTAGTACCTGGGATTTACTTGTTTTTCCATTTTCATGCCTATTTATTGAAAATTACACCATTGGTACCAACTTTTAGAAATTGTTTCACCGTTAGTACTTGTGGTCATTTGTAGAATTAATTACAAGGTTAGTACGtacctatgcagttaatatcggcgATATATCGGTCCCCTAATaaaatatcggtcagaatatcggtaccaATAATATCGGCTATATATGACCGACATAAcagatatatcaccgatattttaccgatatatcactgaattattagtgttaaattgctatatatatatatatatatatatatatatatatatacatatatataacttcttcattatattaaaattaccgatatctcaccgagataacctatatctcaaatatcggtccttgaccgatatctgatattttaccgcattaactgcataggtaCGTACTAGTGGTGAAACAATTTGTAAAATTAGTACCAATGATGTAATTTTCAATAAACAGgtatgaaaatgacaaaataggtAAAGCACACGTACCAACCATAACTATGTAACTAATTCTTAACTCAACATATCAATCAAGAAACCGAGTAACAAAACCCCTGTTCTCGGTTTAACTAATTCAATCAACAATATCAAAACGAAAACTGAAAACATACACTTAGAAAGAGCAGCAGCAGACTTTGTATCGAAACCAACGATCAACGTAAGCATCGGAACAAAAatgccaccaccaccaacacctcCAACTGTTCCAAATGCAGACCCGAAGAACCCGATAACCGTTGCTAACAAAAGTCTCCAATTAAACTCAAATTCCTGAATCATAACAATGAAACATCAATTTAATCAACATGGGGTCGTAAGAATTGTTACAATGATAAATCTTACGGGCCAGATTTTGTCTTCGGGTTTGAGGGATAGGGAATTTGGGAAAGAACGTAGAAAAGGTTGGTGATCGTAAATGTGGGCGGTGAGGATGTAAACGGTGAGGGTGATGATTGAAAACAGGAAGAATAGAAAGAAAGCAAAGGGTCGTGTCGCCATTGATGTTGGTTTTTGAATTGATTGTTGTTGGTTTAGGCAAAGTGGATGTAAGGTTTCGGCTTTCGAATAATGGCGTCAATTTATGGAGGTGGGGAGGAAGGTGGAGGGCGGTGTGTCACGTGTGATTCAAATATAGAAAAAATAATATAACCTAGTATGATTTCATATTTTCGTTGTGTGATGCAGCCATAATTCGGTTGGTATCAGTTTGATTTGTTACGATAATGGTTTAGTTTGTTACAATTAGGAGTGTGAATAtactggtttggtttggttttacCATTAATCATAATCATAACCGGTTATGGATTTTCTTAACCATAACTGAATTTCAATTATGGTTAATTggttatgaagtcggttatggttcggtttcggttaattttGGTTATTAACCAAAAACTTTAACTAAAATTAACTTTTCTGCTAAAGTTAAAAATTATACGCAAATGGGCCTACAAAATAAGAATGAAAGTCATTGTGTTGGAGTTGGCTTGGGCCTTTTTATAAGACAACCAAGACTACACTTTATGACAACTCTACTTACCAAATGGTTTAACATGTATAAGGCCTTGTGACAACTCTACTTACCAAATGGTTTAACATGCATAAGACATATAAGACATATCGTTCTAGCCCACAAGCATCCTACTTATGACAACTCTACTTACCAAATGGTTTAACAACCTACATGAGTCCAACATATGATTATTCATCATTTGGGATCGTTCTAAAGGAAAATGCTAGTGGGGGCGCAGCTTGCGCCCCTAGGAGCGCAAACCAGAGGAGACCCTGCTGGAGTGCAACTCAgcaggacaaaaaaaaaaaagaataggtgCACGGTATCTTTAGCCGCGGAAGGGATTTGCTCATTTTCAGCCCCAGATTCAATTCTGTGTTCCGTTTTCGCTCCCCCACTCCCAATTGGTAAAATTAAGGTTTTACAAAGACTTGTAATCATTCCCACCATTCCCATACGATGTATATCTAGCCTGACTCACACGTTAATTACCTTAAAATGCCATTTCATCTTTGTTGACCCAATTATCCCAACTACTTCCATTGTTGTTTAATGAACCATGCATGTCTACTAAACAACATCTCATAACCTTGTCGTACTATAAATTACCCATTCATTCTTGTTTTCCATTCCACATGTACACCTAAACATAAATGTACCTATTTGAGAGTTTTGTTCACAAGTCACTTACCCCGAATCCTCCAAGTTCATACTCGTTTCCTTGCCTCTTTTAGACTCATTAGCCTTCGGTATTTGAATCCATCTTGACATAATTCTTATCCTTTCATGTCATCACATTCACATCATTGTTAGTATGCGATCCATATTAGCAATCATATCCAACCCTTGTGTCAcattgactttcattagtcaatctCTAACATACATAAGACATAGATTCAccactaggggtgcaaacgagccaagccgagcccgagcttgaccaggctcgagctcgagctcgtttaacatatgaaagctcggctcgattcgagctttatttctgaagctcgagctcggctcgaaggtaatttttcaagctcgagctcggctcgggctcgactcgtttagtatttattaat
This genomic interval carries:
- the LOC110898334 gene encoding sulfite exporter TauE/SafE family protein 4 isoform X1 encodes the protein MATRPFAFFLFFLFSIITLTVYILTAHIYDHQPFLRSFPNSLSLKPEDKIWPEFEFNWRLLLATVIGFFGSAFGTVGGVGGGGIFVPMLTLIVGFDTKSAAALSKCMIMGASASSVWYNLRVQHPCREVPILDYDLALLFQPMLMLGITLGVALSVVFPYWLITVLTILLFSGTSIRSFFKAIEMWKEETKVKKEMERPRAFVSSRGELLIDTHEPLILKEEKTPMQIFLFNLRWKMLTALIVVWIAFLVLQIMKNGLIACSTSYWVVTIIQFPVALAAFGYECVKLYKESKKRRDTGNPESVCEAAIDWTAPQLMFCAFCGVLGGTVGGLLGSGGGFILGPLLLEIGVMPQVASATATFVMMFSSSLSVVEFYLLKRFPIPHALYLMAVSIMAGFWGQFFIRRLVAFLQRASLIVFILSAVIFASALTMGVIGVDKSIRMINNHEFMGFLEFCRSQ
- the LOC110898334 gene encoding sulfite exporter TauE/SafE family protein 4 isoform X2; protein product: MATRPFAFFLFFLFSIITLTVYILTAHIYDHQPFLRSFPNSLSLKPEDKIWPEFEFNWRLLLATVIGFFGSAFGTVGGVGGGGIFVPMLTLIVGFDTKSAAALSKCMIMGASASSVWYNLRVQHPCREVPILDYDLALLFQPMLMLGITLGTSIRSFFKAIEMWKEETKVKKEMERPRAFVSSRGELLIDTHEPLILKEEKTPMQIFLFNLRWKMLTALIVVWIAFLVLQIMKNGLIACSTSYWVVTIIQFPVALAAFGYECVKLYKESKKRRDTGNPESVCEAAIDWTAPQLMFCAFCGVLGGTVGGLLGSGGGFILGPLLLEIGVMPQVASATATFVMMFSSSLSVVEFYLLKRFPIPHALYLMAVSIMAGFWGQFFIRRLVAFLQRASLIVFILSAVIFASALTMGVIGVDKSIRMINNHEFMGFLEFCRSQ